In Papaver somniferum cultivar HN1 chromosome 1, ASM357369v1, whole genome shotgun sequence, a genomic segment contains:
- the LOC113323118 gene encoding cytochrome P450 CYP82D47-like yields the protein MQVDLPNIIQKYYPPITGLLLALVLWVSITRPRRNSKTKLPPEVAGSWPIVGHLPQLVGSTPLFKTLAIMSEKYGPVFMVRFGMHPTLVVSSWEMSKECFTTNDKFLASRPPSASAKYLAYDHAMFGFSFYGPYWRETRKISTLQLLTHKRLESLKHIPYSEINSCVKKLYARWVKTQSQIKQNVAGAAEDFVKVDMTGMFGHLTLNVVLRFVVGKPVFIHKDNYGDDTKDCHNEEELEGLKLHKTIVEVFELSGASVASDVLPYLGWLDLDGRKKRMKKTAKEMDLIAQKWLEEHRQKKRLQPLLGNNHDDENDFMAVLLSVLDEGKDDLFFGYNRDIVIKATCLTLILAATDTTSVSLTWALSLLLTNPRVLRKVQDELDTVVGKERNVEDRDVNDLVYLQAVTKETLRLYPAGPLAVPHEAIENCNVGGYEVKAGTRLLVNLWKIHRDPRVWSNPLEFKPERFLPQLDGGTGEASKLDFKGQDFVYTPFGSGRRMCPGINFASQTLHMTLARLLHAFDFDNESNGLAIDMTEGSGLTMPKVTPLEVHLRPRLPFTLY from the exons ATGCAGGTGGATTTGCCAAACATCATACAGAAGTACTACCCACCAATAACAGGCTTATTATTAGCTTTGGTGTTATGGGTCTCCATTACAAGGCCAAGAAGGAATTCCAAAACCAAATTACCACCGGAAGTTGCAGGTTCATGGCCTATAGTGGGTCATCTTCCACAGCTAGTAGGATCTACACCTTTGTTTAAAACCCTTGCTATTATGTCTGAAAAATACGGACCTGTCTTCATGGTCCGGTTTGGTATGCACCCAACCTTAGTTGTGAGTAGCTGGGAGATGTCTAAGGAATGCTTCACCACCAACGACAAGTTCCTTGCCAGTCGTCCACCTAGTGCTTCAGCCAAGTACCTCGCTTATGATCACGCCATGTTTGGTTTTTCGTTTTACGGTCCTTATTGGCGTGAGACACGGAAGATCTCTACTCTCCAATTACTCACACATAAGCGACTCGAGTCGCTCAAGCATATCCCCTACTCTGAGATCAACAGCTGCGTGAAAAAATTATATGCCCGTTGGGTGAAAACGCAAAGCCAGATAAAGCAAAATGTTGCAGGTGCAGCTGAAGATTTTGTTAAAGTCGACATGACAGGAATGTTCGGGCATTTAACCTTGAATGTGGTGTTGAGGTTCGTTGTTGGAAAGCCTGTTTTTATCCATAAAGATAATTATGGAGACGACACCAAGGATTGCCATAACGAAGAGGAGTTAGAGGGTCTAAAGCTTCACAAGACTATCGTAGAGGTTTTTGAACTATCAGGCGCTTCTGTGGCATCTGATGTTCTTCCATACCTTGGGTGGCTTGATTTGGATGGACGAAAGAAACGCATGAAGAAGACAGCCAAAGAGATGGACTTGATTGCTCAAAAATGGCTTGAAGAGCACCGACAAAAAAAGAGACTACAACCATTATTAGGCAACAACCATGATGATGAGAATGACTTCATGGCCGTGTTGCTATCAGTTCTTGATGAAGGAAAGGATGATCTTTTCTTCGGTTACAATCGGGACATTGTCATAAAAGCCACATGTTTG ACACTTATCTTAGCTGCTACAGACACCACTTCCGTGTCATTGACGTGGGCTCTCTCACTACTACTCACCAATCCCAGAGTCTTAAGGAAGGTTCAAGATGAGCTTGACACCGTAGTTGGCAAGGAACGAAACGTAGAAGATCGAGACGTCAATGACCTGGTATACCTCCAAGCAGTTACCAAGGAAACTCTCCGGTTGTACCCTGCCGGTCCACTGGCCGTACCCCATGAGGCTATTGAAAACTGTAATGTGGGTGGGTATGAAGTGAAAGCAGGGACACGCTTGTTGGTTAACTTGTGGAAAATTCATCGCGATCCTCGAGTATGGTCAAACCCATTGGAGTTTAAGCCGGAGAGGTTTCTTCCACAACTGGATGGTGGTACTGGTGAAGCTTCTAAGTTGGACTTTAAAGGTCAAGATTTTGTGTACACACCATTTGGTTCGGGTCGAAGGATGTGCCCAGGGATCAACTTCGCCAGCCAGACGCTTCACATGACACTAGCTCGCCTACTACATGCATTCGACTTTGACAATGAATCAAATGGACTAGCAATAGACATGACGGAAGGTTCAGGATTAACCATGCCGAAAGTAACCCCACTCGAAGTCCACCTTCGCCCACGCCTCCCTTTCACACTTTACTAG
- the LOC113323947 gene encoding F-box protein At5g07610-like — MLSLSSKGSTSHEDDLVLENSSASVVASNCDLLKQILLCVPMKPLMLFKCVSTSWLSLFSDPLFVQSYTLRNHRLSNRGLFLHKMSMGGVDPKFEFVFADGRSFTGTMPFQTSFPKESTFVITEQSCNGLICCSSGSREDRDSRIFYIFNPTTSQYRILPSSPSREEGSIVRNVSLAFDLLKSPHYQVVCFLISMEKCIFQIDIYSSKTASWRRSGEGFSNKPFLLTKSGVFWNGSLHWVHVTEYPHVSLKDSFVYFDVDQELLMDMPVPEIPDGKVWDKEKIGYFGECKGHLHLIPNYDEYDGHFYIFEMEDIHYKQWSLKYKVNLEEVLIAYPKTFFDNERICEENELGLYQHLYGYKFSIFLVEEEEGGESLNILIHIPDKIISYDLKNMSFKETHDLPSSLYHTGPAQAILCGAHQHSESLACI, encoded by the coding sequence ATGCTTTCGCTTTCGTCAAAAGGTTCAACTAGCCATGAAGATGACTTGGTTTTGGAGAATTCATCAGCATCTGTTGTCGCAAGCAATTGCGATCTTTTAAAACAGATTTTGTTGTGTGTGCCGATGAAACCTTTGATGCTATTCAAGTGCGTATCAACAAGTTGGCTATCTCTATTCTCAGACCCACTTTTTGTTCAGAGCTATACTCTTCGGAATCACAGACTTTCTAATCGTGGGTTGTTTTTGCACAAAATGTCTATGGGTGGTGTTGACCCAAAATTTGAATTCGTTTTTGCTGATGGAAGGAGTTTTACAGGTACTATGCCGTTCCAAACATCATTTCCCAAAGAATCCACGTTTGTGATAACGGAACAGTCGTGCAATGGTCTTATCTGCTGCAGTAGCGGCAGTAGAGAAGACAGAGATAGCAGAATTTTCTATATATTCAACCCAACCACAAGTCAGTATAGAATCCTTCCTTCGTCTCCATCTAGAGAAGAGGGCTCCATAGTTAGGAATGTTAGCTTGGCTTTCGATCTGCTAAAATCGCCTCATTATCAAGTAGTCTGCTTTTTAATATCGAtggaaaaatgcatttttcagatTGATATTTACTCTTCAAAAACAGCATCTTGGAGGCGATCTGGAGAAGGATTCTCCAATAAGCCATTTCTGCTTACTAAGTCTGGTGTGTTCTGGAACGGTTCACTTCATTGGGTCCATGTAACCGAATATCCTCATGTTAGCTTGAAGGATTCTTTTGTTTACTTTGACGTCGATCAAGAATTATTAATGGATATGCCGGTTCCAGAAATACCTGACGGGAAAGTTTGGGATAAAGAGAAAATTGGTTACTTTGGTGAGTGCAAGGGTCATTTACATCTTATTCCAAATTATGATGAATATGATGGGCATTTCTACATATTTGAGATGGAAGACATTCACTATAAGCAGTGGAGTTTAAAGTACAAGGTCAATTTAGAGGAAGTGTTAATTGCATACCCAAAGACGTTTTTCGACAATGAACGCATTTGCGAGGAGAATGAATTAGGTTTGTATCAACACTTGTACGGTTACAAGTTCTCGATATTtcttgtagaagaagaagaaggaggagaatcattaaacATACTGATCCATATACCAGATAAGATTATTTCTTATGATCTTAAGAACATGAGCTTCAAGGAAACACATGATTTGCCTTCAAGTCTTTACCATACAGGGCCAGCTCAGGCCATTTTATGTGGTGCACATCAACACAGCGAGTCACTTGCTTGCAtttga